In the Trichocoleus sp. FACHB-46 genome, one interval contains:
- a CDS encoding IS1 family transposase — MQCPDCQSTHVVKNGRRQQQQNYLCRQCSRQFLDAYQPKGY, encoded by the coding sequence ATGCAATGTCCAGACTGTCAATCCACTCACGTCGTCAAAAACGGTCGCCGTCAACAGCAGCAGAACTACTTGTGCCGTCAGTGCTCTCGTCAGTTCCTGGATGCTTACCAGCCCAAAGGCTATC